A genomic window from Arthrobacter sp. FW305-BF8 includes:
- a CDS encoding M3 family metallopeptidase: protein MTNPLLSPSALPFGLPPFADIGDDHYAEAVDAGLTDHLAEIQAIVDNPEPATFNNTALAMEKSGRLLDRAAASFFTLVSADASEAIRKLETELSPRFAAHQDAVYLNRPLYERFAAVDTAGLDAEAARLVEEYLKEFRQSGIQLDDAGQDRLRSLNAELSRLGTEFGQRVKEAMKSAALLLDSADDLAGLPQDEIASAAEAARVAGHDGKFLLTLIQPSNQPALASLDNRDVRRRLFEASVARGSTGGDLDVLNLVKSMVRLRAEKAALLGFANYAELVVDRQTAPDFGAVRSMLNRLAPAAVRNADAEATALAESAGHQLEAWDWAYYSAKVRRERYTVDEQALRPYFELDRVLTDGVFFAATSLFGITFHERKDLAGYHEDVRIWEVRDADGTELGLFLGDYYTRETKRGGAWMNSLVDQSALLGTKPVVINNLNISKPPAGEPTLLTLDEVRTAFHEFGHALHGLFSNVTYPRFSGTSVPRDFVEYPSQVNEMWIMWPEVLSNYARHHATGEPLAQDVVDRLNESRLWGEGFATTEYLGAALLDLAWHVLDSDSVPDAALEFEAKALAAAGVAHPLIPPRYRTGYFQHIFAGDGYSAGYYSYIWSEVLDAETVDWFTENGGLSRANGDRFRAELLSRGNSRDPLESFRTLRGRDAALEPLLKRRGLE from the coding sequence ATGACCAACCCCCTCCTCTCCCCCAGCGCCCTGCCCTTCGGGCTGCCGCCGTTTGCCGACATCGGCGACGACCACTACGCCGAGGCGGTTGACGCCGGGCTCACCGACCACCTGGCCGAGATCCAGGCCATCGTGGACAACCCCGAGCCCGCCACGTTCAACAACACGGCGCTGGCCATGGAGAAGTCCGGCCGGTTGCTGGACCGCGCCGCGGCTTCCTTCTTCACCCTGGTTTCGGCCGACGCCTCAGAGGCCATCAGGAAGCTGGAGACGGAACTGTCGCCCCGCTTCGCCGCGCATCAGGATGCCGTGTACCTGAACCGGCCACTCTACGAGCGGTTCGCCGCCGTGGATACCGCCGGCCTAGACGCCGAAGCCGCACGGCTTGTCGAGGAGTACCTCAAGGAGTTCCGCCAGTCCGGGATCCAGCTGGACGACGCCGGCCAGGACCGGCTCCGTTCGCTGAACGCCGAACTGTCCCGGCTGGGTACGGAATTCGGGCAGCGCGTCAAGGAGGCGATGAAGTCCGCCGCCCTCCTGCTGGACAGTGCCGACGACCTCGCTGGACTCCCCCAGGATGAGATCGCCAGCGCCGCGGAAGCAGCCCGGGTTGCCGGCCATGACGGCAAGTTCCTCCTGACGCTGATCCAGCCAAGCAACCAGCCGGCCCTGGCCTCACTGGACAACAGGGACGTGCGCCGGCGGCTCTTCGAAGCATCCGTGGCCCGCGGCAGCACCGGCGGTGACCTCGACGTCCTTAACCTCGTGAAATCCATGGTCCGGCTCCGCGCCGAAAAGGCCGCCCTGCTGGGCTTCGCGAACTACGCCGAGCTGGTGGTGGACCGGCAGACGGCTCCGGATTTCGGAGCTGTCCGGTCCATGCTGAACCGGCTGGCACCCGCGGCCGTCCGGAACGCCGACGCCGAGGCGACCGCCCTGGCCGAGAGCGCCGGCCACCAGCTGGAGGCCTGGGACTGGGCGTACTACTCCGCCAAGGTGCGGCGGGAACGGTACACGGTGGACGAGCAGGCCCTCAGGCCGTACTTCGAGCTGGACCGGGTACTGACGGATGGCGTGTTCTTCGCCGCGACCTCGCTCTTCGGCATCACCTTCCATGAGCGCAAGGACCTCGCGGGTTACCACGAGGACGTCCGGATCTGGGAGGTCCGGGACGCGGACGGAACAGAGCTGGGGCTGTTCCTCGGCGACTACTACACCCGCGAGACCAAGCGGGGCGGCGCGTGGATGAATTCGCTGGTGGACCAGTCGGCGCTTCTGGGCACCAAGCCGGTGGTGATCAACAACCTGAACATTTCCAAGCCGCCCGCGGGTGAGCCCACGCTGCTCACTCTCGATGAGGTGCGCACCGCGTTCCACGAATTCGGCCACGCCCTGCACGGCCTGTTCTCCAACGTCACCTACCCCCGCTTCTCCGGCACGTCAGTACCGCGGGACTTTGTGGAGTACCCGTCCCAGGTCAACGAAATGTGGATCATGTGGCCGGAGGTGCTGTCCAACTACGCCCGCCACCATGCCACCGGGGAGCCGCTGGCCCAGGACGTCGTCGACCGGCTCAACGAGTCCCGCCTGTGGGGCGAAGGGTTTGCCACCACGGAGTACCTCGGTGCGGCGCTGCTGGATCTGGCCTGGCACGTCCTGGACTCCGACAGCGTTCCGGACGCGGCACTGGAGTTCGAGGCGAAAGCCCTGGCAGCCGCGGGAGTGGCTCATCCGCTGATTCCGCCACGCTACCGGACGGGCTATTTCCAGCACATCTTCGCGGGTGACGGCTACTCTGCGGGCTACTACTCCTACATCTGGAGCGAGGTGCTGGATGCCGAGACCGTGGACTGGTTCACCGAGAACGGCGGTCTCAGCAGGGCCAACGGCGACCGGTTCCGCGCCGAGCTGCTCTCCCGCGGCAACAGCCGGGATCCGCTCGAGTCGTTCCGTACCCTGCGCGGACGCGACGCCGCCCTCGAGCCCCTCCTCAAGCGCCGCGGCCTCGAATAA
- the pdxS gene encoding pyridoxal 5'-phosphate synthase lyase subunit PdxS: MSTPDVSNEAGSSANSVTGSNRVKRGMAEMLKGGVIMDVVNVEQARIAEDAGAVAVMALERVPADIRAQGGVSRMSDPDMIDQIIDAVSIPVMAKARIGHFVEAQILQSLGVDYIDESEVLTPADYVNHIDKWNFKVPFVCGSTNLGEALRRINEGAAMIRSKGEAGTGDVSNATGHMRQIRAEIAKLAALPEDELYVAAKELQAPYELVKEVAATGKLPVVLFTAGGIATPADAAMMMQLGADGVFVGSGIFKSGNPAQRAAAVVRATTFFDDPDVIAKASRGLGEAMVGINVDEIPQPHRLSERGW; the protein is encoded by the coding sequence GTGTCTACACCTGATGTAAGCAACGAAGCCGGCTCGTCCGCCAACAGCGTCACGGGCAGCAACCGCGTCAAGCGCGGCATGGCAGAGATGCTCAAGGGCGGCGTCATCATGGACGTCGTCAACGTCGAACAGGCCCGCATCGCCGAAGACGCCGGTGCCGTTGCCGTCATGGCGCTCGAGCGCGTCCCGGCCGACATCCGCGCCCAAGGCGGCGTGTCGCGCATGTCCGATCCGGACATGATCGACCAGATCATCGACGCCGTTTCCATCCCGGTCATGGCCAAGGCCCGCATCGGGCACTTCGTCGAGGCCCAGATCCTGCAGTCCCTCGGTGTCGACTACATTGACGAGTCCGAGGTTCTGACCCCGGCCGACTACGTCAACCACATCGACAAGTGGAACTTCAAGGTTCCCTTCGTCTGCGGTTCCACCAACCTCGGTGAGGCGCTGCGCCGCATCAACGAGGGCGCCGCCATGATCCGCTCCAAGGGCGAGGCCGGCACCGGCGACGTCTCCAACGCCACCGGGCACATGCGCCAGATCCGCGCCGAGATCGCCAAGCTCGCGGCGCTGCCCGAGGACGAGCTCTACGTCGCGGCCAAGGAACTGCAGGCCCCGTACGAACTGGTTAAGGAAGTTGCCGCCACCGGCAAGCTCCCCGTGGTGCTGTTCACCGCCGGCGGCATCGCCACCCCGGCGGACGCCGCCATGATGATGCAGCTCGGCGCCGACGGCGTGTTCGTCGGCTCGGGCATCTTCAAGTCCGGCAACCCGGCCCAGCGCGCCGCTGCCGTCGTGAGGGCCACCACGTTCTTCGATGACCCGGACGTTATCGCCAAGGCCTCCCGCGGCCTGGGCGAGGCCATGGTCGGCATCAACGTGGACGAGATTCCGCAGCCGCACCGCCTGTCCGAGCGCGGCTGGTAA
- the pgsA gene encoding phosphatidylinositol phosphate synthase gives MLNRHARGFFTALFTPLARWLLKIGVSPDAITIVGTAGVVVGALVFYPLGQLWWGTIFITLFIFSDVIDGIMARMQNLGGRWGNFLDSSLDRLADGALFAGLAIWFFTGGANAPIAIAAVVCLVLGMVVSYVRAKAESLGFQANVGIAERAERLVSVLVITGLTGVGLPPVVLLATLVLLAAASLVTVVQRVLAVRIQALEDSEQT, from the coding sequence ATGCTGAATAGGCATGCCCGCGGGTTCTTCACCGCGCTGTTTACCCCGCTTGCGCGCTGGCTTCTGAAAATTGGCGTCTCGCCGGACGCCATCACAATTGTGGGAACGGCCGGCGTGGTGGTCGGGGCCCTGGTGTTCTATCCGCTGGGCCAACTCTGGTGGGGAACGATCTTTATCACCCTGTTCATCTTCTCCGACGTCATCGACGGCATCATGGCGCGGATGCAGAACCTTGGCGGGCGCTGGGGCAACTTCCTGGACTCCAGCCTGGACCGGCTGGCTGACGGTGCCCTCTTTGCCGGCCTGGCCATCTGGTTTTTCACCGGCGGTGCGAATGCCCCCATAGCCATTGCCGCCGTCGTCTGCCTTGTCCTTGGCATGGTGGTCTCCTATGTCCGGGCGAAGGCCGAATCCCTCGGCTTCCAGGCGAATGTGGGCATTGCCGAACGTGCTGAACGGCTGGTCTCCGTCCTGGTGATCACCGGCCTCACCGGCGTCGGACTGCCGCCCGTTGTGTTGCTGGCGACCCTGGTGCTGCTCGCGGCGGCGAGCCTCGTCACGGTGGTCCAGCGTGTCCTGGCGGTGCGCATTCAGGCGCTGGAAGACTCCGAACAAACCTGA
- a CDS encoding HIT family protein, with protein sequence MQENTGSGYPGDAEVTDDFGLAGVPDAFQRLWTPHRMAYIKGGQHQFKDQDDCPFCIAPARTDEESLIVYRGRTCYVVLNLFPYNPGHLLVCPYRHLPDYTDLTVEETAEFADLTQTAMRVLRKVANPGGFNLGMNQGVVGGAGIAGHLHQHIVPRWGGDGNFFPIIAQTKAITQTLDEVRQQVADAWPGETHAE encoded by the coding sequence GTGCAGGAGAACACAGGGTCGGGCTATCCGGGGGACGCGGAGGTGACGGACGATTTTGGCCTCGCCGGCGTTCCGGATGCCTTCCAGCGGCTGTGGACTCCGCACCGCATGGCCTACATCAAGGGCGGGCAGCACCAGTTCAAGGACCAGGACGATTGCCCGTTCTGCATCGCGCCCGCGCGCACCGACGAGGAGTCGCTCATCGTGTACCGCGGACGCACGTGCTACGTGGTGCTCAACCTGTTCCCTTACAACCCCGGCCACCTGCTGGTGTGCCCCTACCGCCACCTCCCCGATTACACGGACCTGACGGTGGAGGAGACCGCCGAATTCGCCGACCTGACGCAGACCGCCATGCGGGTGCTGCGGAAGGTGGCGAATCCCGGCGGCTTCAACCTGGGCATGAACCAGGGTGTTGTGGGCGGGGCCGGCATCGCGGGGCACCTGCACCAGCACATCGTTCCGCGCTGGGGCGGGGACGGAAACTTCTTCCCCATCATCGCCCAGACCAAGGCGATCACGCAGACCCTCGACGAAGTCCGCCAGCAGGTTGCCGACGCCTGGCCTGGGGAGACGCATGCTGAATAG
- the thrS gene encoding threonine--tRNA ligase — MKVTTGTTGAELFFERRDVVVARVDGELKDLDQPLPEGAQVEGVTIDSPDGLNVLRHSTAHVMAQAVQQLRPDAKLGIGPYIADGFYFDFDVEEPFTPEDLRQLEKMMLKIVNQNQKFVRRVVSEDEAREAMKNEPYKLELLGKKNDAADAGEGVNVEVGAGDITIYDNVDRKSGDSVWCDLCRGPHLPNTKLISNAFALTRSSAAYWLGNQNNQQLQRIYGTAWPTKDALKAYQERIAEAERRDHRKLGAELDLFSFPDELGSGLPVFHPKGGIIRKAMEDYSRQRHVDAGYEFVYTPHITKGHLYEVSGHLDWYRDGMFPAMHIDAEHNEDGTVRKPGQDYYLKPMNCPMHNLIFRSRGRSYRELPLRLFEFGSVYRYEKSGVVHGLTRVRGMTQDDAHIYCTREQMKDELTTTLNFVLGLLKDYGLDDFYLELSTKNEDKFVGDDATWEEATRTLAEVAEASGLELVPDPGGAAFYGPKISVQAKDALGRTWQMSTIQLDFNLPERFELEFQAADGTRQRPVMIHRALFGSVERFMGVLTEHYAGAFPAWLAPVQVVGIPVAEAFNDYMFDVVDKLKAAGIRAEVDISSDRFPKKIRTASKDKIPFVLIAGGEDAEAGAVSFRFRDGSQDNGVPVAEAVQRIVDAVRDRTS, encoded by the coding sequence ATGAAGGTGACTACCGGGACCACCGGCGCGGAACTCTTCTTTGAGCGCCGCGACGTCGTTGTGGCCCGGGTCGACGGCGAGCTCAAGGACCTGGACCAGCCCCTTCCCGAGGGTGCCCAGGTTGAGGGCGTCACCATCGATTCCCCCGACGGGCTCAACGTGCTGCGCCACTCCACCGCCCACGTCATGGCCCAGGCCGTGCAGCAGCTGCGTCCGGACGCCAAGCTGGGCATCGGTCCCTACATCGCGGACGGGTTCTACTTCGACTTCGACGTCGAGGAGCCCTTCACCCCGGAGGACCTGCGCCAGCTGGAAAAGATGATGCTCAAGATCGTCAACCAGAACCAGAAGTTCGTCCGCCGCGTCGTCTCCGAGGACGAGGCCCGTGAGGCCATGAAGAATGAGCCCTACAAGCTCGAACTGCTGGGCAAGAAGAACGACGCCGCCGACGCCGGCGAAGGCGTCAACGTCGAAGTGGGCGCCGGTGACATCACCATCTACGACAACGTCGACCGCAAGAGCGGGGACAGCGTCTGGTGCGACCTGTGCCGCGGCCCCCACCTGCCCAACACCAAGCTCATCTCCAACGCCTTCGCGCTGACCCGGTCCTCGGCGGCGTACTGGCTGGGCAACCAGAACAACCAGCAGCTGCAGCGAATCTACGGCACCGCGTGGCCCACCAAGGACGCCCTGAAGGCCTACCAGGAACGCATCGCGGAGGCCGAGCGCCGCGACCACCGGAAGCTTGGCGCCGAGCTGGACCTGTTCTCCTTCCCCGACGAGCTGGGATCGGGCCTGCCGGTCTTCCACCCCAAGGGCGGCATCATCCGCAAGGCCATGGAGGACTACTCCCGGCAGCGCCATGTGGACGCCGGCTACGAGTTCGTCTACACCCCGCACATCACCAAGGGGCACCTGTACGAGGTCTCCGGCCACCTGGACTGGTACCGGGACGGCATGTTCCCGGCGATGCACATCGACGCCGAGCACAACGAGGACGGCACCGTCCGCAAACCCGGCCAGGACTACTACCTGAAGCCGATGAACTGCCCCATGCACAACCTCATCTTCCGCTCGCGCGGCCGGTCCTACCGCGAACTGCCGCTGCGGCTCTTCGAATTCGGCTCCGTCTACCGCTATGAGAAGTCCGGTGTGGTCCACGGCCTGACCCGCGTGCGGGGCATGACACAGGACGACGCCCACATCTACTGCACCCGCGAGCAGATGAAGGACGAGCTCACCACCACACTGAACTTCGTCCTTGGCCTGCTCAAGGACTACGGCCTGGACGACTTCTACCTCGAGCTGTCCACCAAGAACGAGGACAAGTTCGTCGGCGACGACGCCACCTGGGAGGAAGCAACCCGCACCTTGGCCGAAGTGGCCGAGGCGTCCGGGCTGGAGCTCGTTCCGGACCCGGGTGGAGCTGCGTTCTACGGGCCCAAGATTTCGGTTCAGGCGAAGGATGCCCTGGGCCGCACCTGGCAGATGTCCACGATCCAGCTCGACTTCAACCTGCCTGAGCGCTTCGAACTTGAGTTCCAGGCCGCCGACGGCACCCGCCAACGGCCGGTCATGATCCACCGGGCCCTGTTCGGATCGGTGGAGCGGTTCATGGGCGTCCTCACCGAGCACTATGCAGGTGCCTTCCCGGCATGGCTCGCTCCGGTGCAGGTGGTGGGCATCCCGGTGGCGGAGGCCTTCAACGACTACATGTTCGACGTCGTCGACAAGCTCAAGGCTGCCGGCATCCGCGCCGAGGTGGACATCTCCTCGGACCGGTTCCCGAAGAAGATCCGCACGGCCAGCAAGGACAAGATCCCGTTCGTGCTCATCGCCGGCGGTGAGGACGCCGAGGCTGGCGCTGTCTCCTTCCGGTTCCGGGACGGCAGTCAGGACAACGGCGTGCCCGTGGCCGAGGCTGTCCAGCGGATCGTGGACGCTGTCCGCGACCGGACAAGCTAG
- a CDS encoding DNA polymerase III subunit alpha — translation MSFTHLHVSTAFSAHYGVSWPDELAQAAAAQGATALGCTDRDGLYGTVKHLKACMAAGIDPVVGVDLSVFDDEGDHDAMVPGERMAGVRVTKTRFSADRVTGRVVVLAHGHNNGAGYKALCRLISDAHARTTGKAGGAVPVAVTRAELASRVLDPETLKPVLTVLLGPDSDVGLALGGRRYLRPRTLFKGWLDAMPAGSVAAEIVTHLSAPGEPLSTAHAVRMLKLAQEYGVPAVLTNAVRYCEEDGAATADVLDSARTLKSLPELSAEPLLQPNGQGWLKTPDQMVELGKEIIHAAGYGAADLQVLLAQTEALADRCRMDRVSDMGWKQPVVPEAAVIGIEGDPLAELAQRCEAGIARRFPGISGKAEADMRARLQHELKIIARLGFASYFLTVAEVSRMILDMNVRAAARGSGASSLVNYLMDISQVNPLQHDLIFERFLSGDRSTLPDIDIDVESAERHNVYRKIFDRFGSQRVTLMSMQNGYRARGAVRDAGMALGMDDGDVGEIAKQLWRFSARKFREALEEKPELREFAGRVEQRNFSENQQLDLLVDLTERLDRLPRHISMHPCGVILGDATLLDRTPVQPSGLGLPMSQFDKHDMDPMGMLKLDVLGVRMQSAMAFAVREIIRIHPSKAEVVAAGAHPAGPRGNGPDFIAEDGLIDLNAVPLDDEPTYELIRSTHTLGCFQIESPGQRELVGKMAPREFNDLIIDISLFRPGPMKSDMVRPFLEHRHGFAPETYPHPDLLPVLQETHGVTVFHEQILRTFDVMTGCGLAKADEFRRALSNEVREGQVEEFFRREAKARKYSPEVVDKVWGTLKSFASFGFCKAHGAAFAVPTYQSAWLKAHHPEAFLAGLWEHDPGMYPKRLLVAEARRMGIPILPLDINRSRAEYRVERVAEGPDRGKLGIRLSLNGIFGLSGSELKRIVAGQPYDSLADLRARSRLSKPSIKRLAQLGAFDTLHRESGGTANRADLVHHLQSLQSKPVKKGAEVIEGQLALPLGDVELRNVKPGLPEPTTVENVRAELDLMAVDVSEHLMSSHRPLLDKLGVITADKLLGLRNGTEVLVAGVRIATQTPPMRGGRRVVFISIDDGTGCVDSVFFHEAQEHAGPLLFGTRLLLIRGTTRRTGPRGISLSVSMAWDLSQVDSLPFPDQENGERGSAAPGNRGPGDVGPDASEQDFWQPGPLEGIGRNLAITGLGS, via the coding sequence ATGAGCTTCACTCACCTACACGTTTCCACCGCCTTCAGCGCCCACTACGGTGTCTCCTGGCCAGATGAACTTGCCCAGGCAGCAGCGGCCCAGGGGGCAACCGCCCTTGGATGCACTGACCGGGACGGCCTCTACGGCACCGTAAAACACCTCAAGGCATGCATGGCTGCAGGGATTGACCCGGTGGTCGGCGTTGATCTGTCAGTGTTCGACGACGAGGGGGACCACGATGCCATGGTGCCTGGCGAGCGGATGGCTGGCGTCCGGGTTACCAAAACCCGGTTTTCGGCGGACCGCGTCACCGGGCGCGTCGTGGTCCTGGCGCATGGCCATAACAACGGTGCGGGGTACAAGGCATTGTGCCGGCTGATCTCCGACGCGCACGCCCGCACCACGGGCAAGGCCGGGGGAGCGGTGCCCGTTGCTGTCACCAGGGCTGAACTCGCCTCACGCGTCCTGGACCCGGAAACCCTGAAGCCGGTGCTTACCGTGCTGCTGGGCCCGGATTCCGACGTCGGCCTCGCACTGGGCGGGAGGCGGTACCTCCGGCCCCGCACCCTTTTCAAAGGCTGGCTGGACGCCATGCCCGCCGGAAGCGTCGCGGCAGAGATCGTCACCCACCTCAGCGCACCGGGTGAACCCTTGAGCACTGCCCACGCCGTCCGCATGCTCAAGCTGGCGCAGGAGTACGGTGTGCCGGCCGTGCTCACCAACGCAGTCCGTTACTGCGAGGAGGACGGGGCGGCCACCGCCGACGTCCTGGATTCGGCCCGCACGCTCAAGTCGCTTCCCGAACTCTCCGCCGAGCCGCTGCTCCAGCCCAATGGGCAGGGCTGGCTGAAAACCCCGGACCAGATGGTGGAGCTGGGCAAGGAAATCATCCATGCCGCCGGCTACGGGGCAGCCGATCTCCAGGTGCTGCTCGCGCAGACTGAGGCGCTCGCGGACCGGTGCCGCATGGATCGCGTGTCCGACATGGGCTGGAAGCAGCCGGTGGTGCCCGAGGCCGCCGTCATCGGCATTGAGGGGGATCCGCTGGCAGAGCTGGCCCAGCGCTGCGAGGCAGGAATTGCGCGGCGATTCCCTGGCATCTCCGGGAAGGCAGAGGCAGACATGCGCGCCCGGCTGCAGCATGAGCTGAAGATCATCGCCCGCCTCGGCTTTGCCTCCTACTTCCTCACCGTGGCCGAGGTCTCCCGCATGATCCTGGACATGAATGTGCGGGCGGCAGCCCGGGGATCGGGCGCTTCCAGCCTGGTCAACTACCTGATGGACATCAGCCAGGTGAACCCCCTTCAGCATGACCTGATCTTCGAACGGTTCCTTTCCGGCGACCGGTCCACGCTGCCTGATATCGACATCGATGTGGAAAGCGCGGAGCGGCACAACGTCTACCGGAAGATCTTTGACCGGTTCGGCTCACAGCGCGTCACACTGATGAGCATGCAGAACGGCTACCGCGCTCGCGGTGCGGTGCGGGACGCCGGGATGGCTTTGGGGATGGACGACGGCGATGTCGGCGAAATTGCCAAACAGCTGTGGCGCTTTTCGGCACGGAAGTTCCGGGAGGCCCTGGAGGAAAAACCGGAACTTCGCGAGTTCGCGGGACGGGTGGAACAGCGGAACTTTTCTGAGAACCAGCAGTTGGACCTGCTGGTGGACCTCACCGAACGGCTGGACCGCCTTCCGCGCCACATCTCCATGCACCCCTGCGGGGTGATCCTCGGTGATGCCACCCTGCTGGACCGGACCCCGGTCCAGCCCAGCGGCCTTGGCCTGCCCATGAGCCAGTTCGACAAACACGACATGGACCCGATGGGCATGCTGAAGCTGGATGTCCTGGGCGTCAGGATGCAAAGTGCCATGGCCTTTGCCGTGCGGGAGATCATCCGTATCCACCCCTCAAAGGCTGAAGTGGTGGCTGCCGGAGCCCATCCCGCTGGACCTCGGGGCAACGGGCCGGACTTCATCGCCGAGGACGGCCTGATCGACCTCAATGCCGTGCCCCTGGATGATGAGCCGACGTATGAGCTGATCCGAAGCACCCACACGCTGGGGTGCTTCCAGATCGAATCACCCGGCCAGCGGGAGCTGGTGGGCAAAATGGCCCCGCGCGAGTTCAATGACCTCATCATCGACATCTCCCTGTTCCGCCCGGGGCCCATGAAATCGGACATGGTCCGGCCCTTCCTTGAACACCGGCACGGCTTCGCCCCGGAGACCTACCCGCACCCGGACCTGTTGCCGGTGCTGCAGGAAACCCATGGAGTGACGGTCTTCCATGAGCAGATCCTGAGGACCTTTGATGTGATGACCGGCTGCGGGCTGGCGAAAGCCGACGAGTTCCGCAGGGCGCTGAGCAACGAGGTCAGGGAAGGCCAGGTGGAGGAGTTTTTCCGCCGCGAGGCAAAGGCCAGGAAGTATTCGCCGGAGGTAGTGGACAAGGTCTGGGGCACCCTGAAATCGTTCGCCAGCTTCGGGTTCTGCAAAGCCCACGGCGCCGCCTTTGCCGTGCCCACCTACCAGTCCGCCTGGCTGAAGGCCCACCATCCGGAGGCGTTCCTCGCGGGCCTTTGGGAGCACGATCCCGGCATGTACCCCAAGCGTCTCCTTGTGGCCGAGGCACGGCGCATGGGCATCCCCATCCTTCCGCTGGACATCAACCGAAGCAGGGCAGAATACCGGGTGGAGCGTGTCGCTGAGGGCCCTGACCGGGGAAAGCTGGGCATCCGGCTGAGCCTCAATGGCATCTTCGGACTGTCCGGTTCAGAACTTAAGCGGATCGTCGCAGGCCAGCCCTATGACTCACTGGCGGATCTGCGGGCACGCTCCAGGCTGAGCAAGCCCAGCATCAAGCGGCTCGCCCAACTCGGTGCCTTTGACACTCTGCACCGGGAATCCGGCGGGACAGCCAACCGGGCAGACCTTGTCCACCACCTGCAAAGCCTGCAAAGCAAGCCGGTAAAGAAAGGCGCCGAGGTCATTGAGGGGCAACTCGCGCTGCCCCTTGGGGATGTAGAGCTGCGGAACGTCAAGCCCGGGCTGCCTGAGCCCACCACAGTGGAGAACGTCCGGGCGGAACTCGACCTGATGGCGGTTGACGTCAGCGAACACCTGATGTCCAGCCACCGGCCGCTCCTGGACAAGCTTGGTGTCATTACCGCGGACAAGCTGCTGGGGCTGCGCAATGGCACGGAGGTACTGGTGGCCGGCGTGAGGATCGCCACCCAGACCCCGCCCATGCGCGGTGGCAGGCGTGTGGTCTTCATCAGCATCGACGACGGCACCGGGTGCGTGGATTCCGTGTTCTTCCACGAGGCCCAGGAGCACGCGGGCCCGCTGCTGTTCGGGACCCGGCTGCTGCTGATCCGTGGAACCACCCGACGGACCGGTCCCCGCGGCATCAGCCTCAGCGTCAGCATGGCCTGGGACCTCAGCCAGGTGGACTCCCTGCCGTTCCCCGACCAGGAAAACGGTGAACGGGGGAGCGCTGCCCCGGGAAATCGAGGACCAGGGGACGTTGGACCAGATGCATCTGAACAGGACTTCTGGCAGCCGGGGCCCCTGGAAGGCATCGGCAGAAACCTGGCCATCACCGGCCTGGGAAGCTGA
- a CDS encoding DUF6504 family protein has product MGTFSESVDVVCAPTGEPAELRWGGREYRVCTEPMRWYERRQWWAEERRAPLGSGPGLVDHEIWRVQVLPAGRNSPLETSAAEPTEPLTLDLVRHTGSGRWRLLRIHDALQPKDALRPKSA; this is encoded by the coding sequence ATGGGAACGTTCAGCGAGTCTGTTGACGTCGTCTGCGCACCTACCGGTGAGCCGGCGGAGCTTCGCTGGGGCGGCAGGGAATACCGGGTCTGCACCGAACCCATGCGCTGGTACGAACGCCGCCAGTGGTGGGCCGAAGAACGGCGTGCCCCGTTGGGTAGCGGCCCCGGGCTTGTGGACCATGAGATCTGGCGGGTGCAGGTCCTGCCTGCCGGCAGAAACAGCCCACTTGAAACTTCGGCTGCAGAACCCACTGAACCACTCACCCTTGACCTGGTGCGGCATACCGGCAGCGGACGCTGGCGGCTGCTCCGCATCCACGACGCCCTCCAGCCTAAAGATGCACTCCGGCCCAAATCAGCATGA
- a CDS encoding chorismate mutase: MIMPTNHGDEKNAQADREQLAAVRVAVDEVDEQIVTLIARRERLIRIAGTLKGDDAEVRAPGRVERVIEHVRSAAEKKEIDPDIVESTYRAMISKFIELEMKIHNDNS, translated from the coding sequence ATGATCATGCCCACAAATCACGGAGACGAGAAAAACGCCCAGGCTGACCGGGAACAGCTCGCCGCCGTGCGGGTTGCGGTGGACGAGGTGGACGAGCAGATCGTCACGCTGATCGCCCGCCGCGAGCGCCTGATCCGCATCGCGGGAACACTGAAGGGTGACGACGCCGAAGTGCGGGCGCCGGGACGCGTGGAGCGGGTCATCGAGCATGTGCGCTCGGCCGCCGAGAAAAAAGAAATAGACCCGGACATCGTGGAAAGCACGTACCGGGCCATGATCTCGAAGTTCATCGAGCTGGAGATGAAAATCCACAACGACAACAGCTGA
- a CDS encoding VOC family protein codes for MQPRVDFISLGVRSVAASRRFYVDGLSWPVHREVPDEVVFIQANHGLILSLWDAGQMRAEAAVDAPAAVPCITLSHNVGSAEQVTQVMAQAESAGASVVAPPKTQPWGGYTGYFADPDGFRWEIAFNPTWTVDDGGQVTV; via the coding sequence ATGCAGCCCAGAGTCGATTTTATTTCATTGGGAGTGCGCAGCGTGGCCGCCTCCCGGCGCTTCTATGTGGACGGCCTGAGTTGGCCGGTCCACCGTGAGGTTCCCGATGAGGTGGTCTTTATCCAGGCCAATCACGGTCTGATTCTTTCCCTGTGGGATGCCGGGCAAATGCGGGCCGAGGCCGCCGTTGATGCTCCCGCCGCGGTCCCCTGCATTACGCTCAGCCACAACGTCGGCAGCGCCGAGCAGGTAACCCAGGTGATGGCCCAGGCCGAGTCGGCCGGCGCGTCTGTAGTGGCCCCACCCAAGACCCAACCGTGGGGCGGCTACACCGGATACTTCGCGGATCCGGACGGCTTCCGCTGGGAGATTGCCTTCAACCCCACGTGGACAGTGGACGACGGCGGCCAGGTCACCGTCTGA